A genomic segment from Streptomyces sp. NBC_00237 encodes:
- a CDS encoding cation diffusion facilitator family transporter: MGAGHDHGHSHGGPPPTGTAAAAYKGRLRIALAITLSVMVVEIVGGVLSDSLALIADAAHMATDALGLAMALLAIHFANRPATRNATFGYARAEILAALANCLLLLGVGGYVLIEAVERFITPAETKGGLTIVFALVGLVANMISLSLLVKGQKDSLNVRGAYLEVLADALGSVTVLVSATLILLTGWQYADPIASLVIGLMIVPRTVKLLRETLSVLLEAAPKGVDMGEVREHILGTPGVEDVHDLHAWTITSGMPVLSAHVVVSQDVLDSVGHEKMLHELQGCLGDHFDVEHCTFQLEPGGHAAHEVKVCH, from the coding sequence ATGGGGGCTGGGCACGATCACGGGCATTCTCACGGTGGGCCGCCGCCCACCGGAACGGCTGCTGCCGCGTACAAGGGACGGCTTCGAATAGCCCTGGCCATCACACTGAGTGTGATGGTCGTCGAGATCGTCGGTGGGGTGCTCTCCGACTCGCTCGCGCTCATCGCGGACGCCGCGCACATGGCGACGGACGCACTCGGACTCGCGATGGCGCTGCTGGCGATCCACTTCGCCAACCGTCCGGCCACCCGGAACGCCACCTTCGGGTACGCCCGCGCGGAGATCCTGGCGGCGCTGGCGAACTGTCTGCTGCTGCTCGGCGTCGGCGGCTACGTACTCATCGAGGCGGTGGAGCGGTTCATCACTCCCGCCGAGACCAAGGGCGGTCTGACGATCGTCTTCGCCCTGGTCGGCCTGGTCGCGAACATGATTTCGCTGTCGCTGCTGGTCAAGGGGCAGAAGGACAGCCTCAACGTGCGGGGCGCCTATCTGGAGGTGCTGGCGGACGCGCTCGGCTCGGTGACCGTACTGGTGTCGGCGACGCTGATCCTGCTGACGGGTTGGCAGTACGCCGACCCGATCGCCTCGCTCGTGATCGGCCTCATGATCGTTCCGCGCACGGTGAAGCTGCTGCGCGAGACCCTGTCCGTCCTGCTGGAGGCGGCGCCCAAGGGCGTGGACATGGGTGAGGTGCGTGAGCACATTCTGGGGACACCCGGTGTGGAGGACGTGCACGACCTGCACGCGTGGACGATCACGTCGGGCATGCCGGTGCTGTCGGCCCATGTGGTGGTCAGCCAGGACGTACTGGATTCCGTGGGGCACGAGAAGATGCTGCACGAGTTGCAGGGGTGCCTCGGGGACCACTTCGACGTCGAGCACTGCACCTTCCAGCTGGAGCCGGGCGGGCACGCGGCGCACGAGGTGAAGGTCTGCCACTGA
- a CDS encoding bifunctional class I SAM-dependent methyltransferase/N-acetyltransferase, protein MTLHRDLPRQSPGSDGTTRHFLSLASLAGRLPERPRVLDLGCGPGRAALLLAAEAGARVTAVDLYEPFLDELRASASARGLSDSIRTVNADMGALEGPGFEDGSFDLVWAEGSAYNIGFATALARWKRLLAPGGVLVVSEIEWTAEQPSAGVRAFWDPQYPLRSRAENAAAAVAAGYDVLGTYLQPENDWDEYYGPLGERVATTDPAVPGMAEALAMSREEIEIRRKHGSEYGYSGYVLRPVDPRWRTRPETAADVPAVHAVNAAAFETEGEADLVEALRQDPGAWLDGLSYVAEAPDGSVAAYALITRCHVDGAPAAALAPVAVSPEFQRQGAGAAVTRAVIDAARVRGERVLLVLGHPEYYPKFGFAPASGLGIRPGFEVPDEAMMALVLDEAVEPPRGEIRYPAAFGV, encoded by the coding sequence ATGACCCTGCACCGCGACCTGCCCCGGCAGAGCCCCGGTTCGGACGGCACCACCCGGCACTTCCTCTCCCTCGCCTCGCTGGCGGGGCGGCTTCCCGAGCGTCCGCGCGTCCTCGACCTGGGCTGCGGCCCGGGCCGTGCCGCGCTGCTGCTGGCAGCCGAGGCCGGTGCGCGGGTGACCGCCGTCGACCTCTACGAGCCGTTCCTCGACGAGCTGCGCGCGTCCGCCTCGGCCCGTGGGCTCAGTGACTCGATCCGTACCGTCAACGCCGACATGGGCGCCCTCGAAGGCCCCGGCTTCGAGGACGGCTCCTTCGACCTGGTCTGGGCCGAGGGGTCGGCGTACAACATCGGCTTCGCCACCGCCCTCGCGCGGTGGAAGCGGCTGCTCGCGCCGGGCGGCGTGCTCGTCGTCTCCGAGATCGAGTGGACCGCCGAGCAGCCCTCGGCGGGGGTCCGCGCCTTCTGGGACCCGCAGTACCCGCTGCGCTCGCGCGCCGAGAACGCGGCGGCGGCCGTCGCAGCCGGGTACGACGTCCTCGGTACGTACCTCCAGCCGGAGAACGACTGGGACGAGTACTACGGCCCGCTCGGCGAGCGGGTCGCCACCACCGATCCGGCCGTGCCCGGCATGGCCGAGGCCCTCGCGATGAGCCGCGAGGAGATCGAGATCCGCCGGAAGCACGGATCGGAATACGGGTACAGCGGGTACGTCCTGCGGCCCGTCGACCCGCGCTGGCGGACCCGTCCCGAGACCGCCGCCGACGTTCCGGCCGTGCACGCCGTGAACGCCGCCGCCTTCGAGACCGAGGGCGAGGCGGACCTCGTGGAGGCACTGCGCCAGGACCCCGGGGCATGGCTGGACGGTCTGTCGTACGTCGCCGAGGCGCCGGACGGCTCCGTCGCGGCGTACGCGCTGATCACCCGCTGCCACGTCGACGGCGCTCCGGCGGCCGCGCTGGCACCCGTCGCGGTCTCTCCGGAGTTCCAGCGGCAGGGGGCGGGGGCAGCGGTCACGCGCGCTGTGATCGATGCCGCCCGGGTCCGTGGGGAGCGGGTGCTGCTGGTGCTCGGGCACCCGGAGTACTACCCGAAGTTCGGGTTCGCTCCGGCGTCCGGGCTGGGCATCCGGCCCGGTTTCGAGGTACCGGACGAGGCCATGATGGCGCTCGTGCTCGACGAGGCGGTGGAACCGCCGCGCGGTGAGATCAGGTACCCGGCGGCGTTCGGGGTCTGA
- the idi gene encoding isopentenyl-diphosphate Delta-isomerase encodes MPTTPATAANSAQNGSAGADAPEILLELVDESGNTIGTAEKLSAHQPPGQLHRAFSVFLFDETGRLLLQQRALGKYHSPGVWSNTCCGHPYPDEGPFAAAARRTHEELGVSPTLLAEAGTVRYNHPDPASGLVEQEFNHLFVGLVQSSLRPDPEEVGDTAFVTPQELAEQHAKDPFSAWFMTVLDAARPAIRELTGDAAGW; translated from the coding sequence ATGCCGACCACACCAGCCACTGCGGCGAACAGCGCACAGAACGGATCGGCGGGCGCCGACGCCCCAGAGATCCTCCTCGAACTGGTCGACGAGAGCGGCAACACCATCGGCACCGCGGAGAAGCTCTCCGCCCACCAGCCCCCCGGGCAGTTGCACCGCGCGTTCTCCGTCTTCCTCTTCGACGAGACGGGGCGGCTGCTGCTCCAGCAGCGCGCGCTGGGCAAGTACCACTCCCCCGGCGTGTGGTCCAACACCTGCTGCGGCCACCCTTATCCGGACGAGGGCCCCTTCGCGGCGGCCGCCCGGCGTACGCACGAGGAGCTGGGGGTCTCCCCGACGCTGCTCGCGGAGGCGGGAACGGTCCGCTACAACCACCCGGACCCGGCATCCGGTCTGGTCGAGCAGGAGTTCAACCACCTCTTCGTCGGGCTGGTGCAGTCGTCGCTGCGGCCGGACCCGGAGGAGGTCGGGGACACCGCGTTCGTGACGCCCCAGGAGTTGGCGGAGCAGCACGCGAAGGACCCGTTCTCGGCGTGGTTCATGACGGTGCTGGACGCGGCGCGGCCCGCGATCAGGGAACTGACGGGGGACGCGGCGGGCTGGTAG
- a CDS encoding ATP-binding protein, producing MVTTEREGGCPMMESRGSAPPPDGAVGAPPGNGSVDSAEPPRAYEGVWRFTAPAVDISVPQARHAVRDLIRRQRVPASEDLVQGLLLIVSELVTNSVKHAALLSPELAVEVAVGAEWIRVSVEDSHPYRPKPLETDYAQTGGRGLLLVREIAAESGGVCDVEHTASGGKVIWAALPLTAH from the coding sequence GTGGTCACGACCGAGCGCGAGGGCGGGTGCCCGATGATGGAGAGCCGTGGGAGCGCCCCACCCCCGGACGGGGCCGTGGGCGCCCCGCCGGGGAACGGGTCCGTGGACTCCGCGGAACCCCCACGGGCCTACGAGGGCGTCTGGCGGTTCACCGCCCCGGCCGTCGACATCTCCGTACCCCAGGCCCGGCACGCGGTGCGCGACCTGATCCGACGCCAGCGCGTGCCCGCGTCGGAGGACCTGGTGCAGGGACTCCTGCTGATCGTCTCCGAACTGGTCACCAACTCCGTCAAGCACGCGGCCCTGCTCTCCCCGGAGCTGGCCGTGGAGGTGGCCGTCGGCGCCGAGTGGATACGGGTGTCCGTCGAGGACAGCCACCCCTACCGCCCCAAACCGCTGGAGACGGACTACGCGCAGACCGGCGGGCGCGGACTGCTGCTCGTACGGGAGATCGCCGCCGAATCCGGCGGCGTCTGCGACGTCGAGCACACCGCGAGCGGCGGCAAGGTCATCTGGGCCGCCCTGCCGCTCACCGCGCACTAG
- a CDS encoding HdeD family acid-resistance protein, which yields MVQPTRESKKLSRNFGWLAFLGILLVIGGLVGLFYTGFATLTSMVLFGWLLLVGGLVGLLQSVQSRGTSFFWLGVVVAALNIAAGVVVIRHPVVTAEALTMFAALLFLTGGLFRVVGSVVVRGPQFGWTLVQGAFGLLLGILVLFDWPHSSLYVLGTFFSLALFFDGLGLVSIGMGGRRVMEMASEAMRPETPETTETPETPEGRRATPAPEPAEQTPDQPERADLNKPEDQGRSTN from the coding sequence ATGGTGCAACCGACCCGCGAGAGCAAGAAACTGAGCCGGAACTTCGGCTGGCTGGCGTTCCTGGGCATCCTGCTGGTCATCGGCGGCCTGGTCGGGCTGTTCTACACCGGCTTCGCCACCCTCACCTCGATGGTCCTCTTCGGCTGGCTGCTGCTGGTCGGCGGACTCGTCGGCCTGCTCCAGTCCGTCCAGTCACGCGGCACCAGCTTCTTCTGGCTCGGCGTCGTCGTCGCCGCCCTCAACATCGCCGCGGGCGTCGTCGTCATCCGCCACCCCGTCGTGACCGCGGAAGCCCTCACCATGTTCGCCGCCCTGCTCTTCCTCACCGGTGGCCTCTTCCGGGTGGTCGGCAGCGTGGTGGTGCGCGGTCCGCAGTTCGGGTGGACCCTCGTCCAGGGTGCGTTCGGCCTGCTGCTCGGCATCCTGGTGCTCTTCGACTGGCCGCACTCCAGCCTGTACGTCCTCGGTACGTTCTTCTCGCTGGCCCTGTTCTTCGACGGGCTGGGCCTGGTCTCCATCGGCATGGGCGGTCGCCGGGTCATGGAGATGGCCTCGGAGGCGATGCGACCCGAGACGCCCGAGACGACCGAGACGCCCGAAACCCCCGAGGGCCGGCGCGCGACCCCCGCTCCCGAGCCGGCGGAGCAGACCCCGGACCAGCCGGAAAGGGCCGACCTCAACAAACCGGAAGATCAGGGCCGGTCAACGAACTGA
- a CDS encoding enoyl-CoA hydratase/isomerase family protein yields the protein MDPLSRVTCSVTDSVATVVLSNPAKRNAMTAGMWRELPELLGRLAVDPEVRALVLVGEGETFCAGADISSLRDPGDTGGTPQELAVRAEEALAAFAKPTLAAVRGYCVGGGSQLAAACDLRFAQEGALFGVTPAKLGIVYPSSSTRRLAALVGPAATKYLLFSGELIDTERALRTGLVDEVLPEGQLAKRVAEFTRVLVSRSQLTQAAAKEFADGRTDRDDHWAEQARGSGDTAEGVAAFLERRAPDFTWNA from the coding sequence ATGGATCCGCTTTCCCGGGTGACCTGCTCCGTCACCGACTCCGTCGCCACGGTGGTGCTTAGCAATCCCGCCAAACGCAATGCGATGACCGCCGGGATGTGGCGCGAGCTGCCGGAACTGCTGGGGAGGCTGGCCGTCGACCCCGAGGTGCGGGCGTTGGTCCTTGTGGGTGAGGGGGAGACCTTCTGCGCCGGGGCGGACATTTCTTCCCTGCGCGACCCCGGGGATACGGGAGGGACTCCGCAGGAGCTGGCGGTGCGGGCCGAGGAGGCGCTCGCCGCGTTTGCGAAACCGACGCTGGCGGCGGTACGGGGGTACTGCGTGGGCGGCGGGAGCCAGCTCGCGGCGGCCTGCGATCTGCGGTTCGCGCAGGAGGGGGCGCTCTTCGGAGTGACTCCGGCGAAGCTGGGGATCGTCTACCCCTCGTCGTCGACGCGGCGGCTGGCGGCTCTGGTGGGCCCGGCGGCCACGAAGTACCTGTTGTTCTCCGGGGAGTTGATCGACACGGAGCGGGCGCTGCGCACGGGGCTGGTGGACGAGGTGCTGCCGGAGGGGCAACTCGCCAAGCGGGTTGCCGAGTTCACGCGCGTACTGGTGTCGCGGTCGCAGCTCACGCAGGCGGCGGCGAAGGAGTTCGCGGACGGGCGCACCGACCGGGACGACCACTGGGCGGAGCAGGCGCGCGGAAGCGGCGACACCGCCGAGGGGGTCGCCGCCTTCCTGGAGCGCCGGGCGCCGGACTTCACCTGGAACGCGTGA
- a CDS encoding DJ-1/PfpI family protein: MQIAIALYENFTALDAIGPYETLGNLPGAETVLVAEQAGPVRNDRGDLCIVATRSFAEVTRPDIVIVPGGPDATNQTENTALLDWLRAVDPTTTWTTSVCTGSLALAAAGLLHGRRATTHWLAMDTLEGLGARPTGERVVFDGKYVTAAGVSSGIDMGLTLVGKIQGDMVAQVIQLMTEYDPQPPYDAGSPDKAPAEVVAYCLGELKV; encoded by the coding sequence ATGCAGATCGCCATCGCCCTGTACGAGAACTTCACCGCCCTCGACGCCATCGGCCCCTACGAGACACTCGGCAACCTGCCCGGTGCGGAGACCGTCCTCGTCGCCGAGCAGGCCGGCCCCGTCCGCAACGACCGGGGCGACCTGTGCATCGTCGCCACCCGTTCCTTCGCCGAGGTCACCCGCCCCGACATCGTCATCGTCCCTGGCGGCCCCGACGCGACGAACCAGACCGAGAACACGGCGCTCCTGGACTGGCTCCGGGCCGTCGACCCCACCACCACCTGGACCACCTCCGTCTGCACGGGCTCGTTGGCCCTCGCCGCGGCGGGCCTCCTCCACGGCCGCCGGGCCACCACCCACTGGTTGGCGATGGACACCCTGGAGGGGCTGGGAGCCCGCCCGACGGGGGAACGGGTCGTCTTCGACGGCAAGTACGTCACCGCCGCAGGCGTCTCCTCCGGCATCGACATGGGCCTGACCCTGGTCGGGAAGATCCAGGGGGACATGGTCGCGCAGGTCATCCAGCTCATGACCGAGTACGACCCGCAGCCGCCCTACGACGCCGGATCACCGGACAAGGCCCCGGCCGAGGTGGTCGCGTACTGCCTCGGTGAGCTGAAGGTCTGA
- a CDS encoding GlxA family transcriptional regulator, whose translation MPHLHRRVLVVLFDGVQSLDVTGPVEVFAGAAEATGTPYEILTASVDGHPVRTSSHLTLLPDAPLSPLAPALEEAIPETPETPETPTHLTLLVPGGPATKTLDPRLTTWLRTNAPHADRLVSVCSGALYLAEAGLLDGHRVATHWHVADHLARTYPAVHVDPDAVYVREGRLATSAGVTAGIDLALALVEEDHGRDVALTVARHLVVFLRRPGNQAQFSAQLCAQTAQRAPLRDVQQYISEHPAADLSVEALAARAQLSPRHFARAFHAETGTTPGRYVDRVRLEHARRLLEDGPEGVECVSRASGYGTPEAMRRAFVKALGTAPAEYRRRFRTATPAD comes from the coding sequence ATGCCGCACCTGCACCGACGCGTACTGGTCGTCCTCTTCGACGGAGTGCAGAGCCTGGACGTGACGGGTCCTGTGGAGGTCTTCGCAGGCGCGGCGGAGGCGACGGGCACCCCCTACGAAATCCTCACCGCCTCCGTCGACGGCCACCCCGTCCGAACCAGCAGCCACCTCACCCTCCTTCCCGACGCCCCCCTGAGCCCCCTCGCCCCCGCCCTCGAAGAGGCCATTCCCGAAACCCCCGAAACCCCCGAAACCCCCACCCACCTCACCCTCCTCGTCCCCGGCGGACCCGCCACCAAGACCCTCGACCCGCGCCTCACCACCTGGCTCCGGACCAACGCCCCCCACGCCGACCGCCTCGTCTCCGTGTGCAGCGGCGCCCTCTACCTCGCCGAGGCGGGGCTCCTCGACGGCCACCGCGTCGCCACCCACTGGCACGTCGCCGACCACCTCGCCCGCACCTATCCCGCCGTCCACGTCGACCCCGACGCCGTCTACGTCCGCGAGGGCCGCCTCGCCACCTCCGCCGGGGTCACCGCCGGAATCGACCTCGCCCTCGCCCTCGTCGAGGAGGACCACGGCCGCGACGTCGCCCTCACCGTCGCCCGCCACCTGGTCGTCTTCCTGCGACGCCCGGGAAACCAGGCCCAGTTCAGCGCCCAGCTCTGTGCCCAGACCGCCCAACGCGCACCGCTGCGCGACGTCCAGCAGTACATCTCCGAACACCCCGCCGCCGACCTCTCCGTCGAAGCCCTCGCCGCCCGCGCCCAGCTCTCCCCCCGCCACTTCGCCCGCGCCTTCCACGCCGAAACGGGGACCACCCCGGGCCGCTACGTCGACCGCGTACGCCTCGAACACGCCCGCCGCCTCCTGGAGGACGGCCCCGAGGGCGTCGAGTGCGTGTCCCGGGCCAGCGGCTACGGCACGCCCGAGGCCATGCGCCGCGCCTTCGTCAAAGCACTCGGCACGGCCCCCGCCGAATACCGTCGCCGCTTCCGTACGGCAACGCCCGCCGACTGA
- a CDS encoding LPFR motif small protein, whose translation MFRAIADALRTVGGAIATVVTLPFRLLAKLFGGASGGGRRTRRV comes from the coding sequence GTGTTCCGAGCCATTGCCGATGCCCTGCGCACCGTGGGCGGGGCGATAGCCACCGTCGTGACGCTGCCCTTCCGGCTGCTCGCCAAGCTGTTCGGCGGGGCCTCCGGGGGTGGGCGCAGGACCCGCCGGGTGTGA